A part of Prevotella melaninogenica genomic DNA contains:
- a CDS encoding M6 family metalloprotease domain-containing protein has translation MKKIITLLVSGMLATSSFAIPAMRMWRSIKQVDGTVLKVMTVGDEHFNYALTDDGIPLLPHDGNYYYARIEDNQLVATSVLAHEKGLRKDREELVAAALQQVRQLQRQKEIHVSSKPFGQGFGTTWEGKKKGLVVLVEFEDMAFKNPKDVLTLRPRENDVKSLYENMLNKVGYTNNNGAIGSVHDYFLDQSNGKFDLTFDVIGPVKLKHPYKYYGERTSRQNDANAPQMIIDACNAIKEQVDFRQYDWDGDGEVEQVYVVYAGEGEATGGNANTIWPHKYSLSDAGLDALTFNGITINTYACSNEIIRAQLNGKERVFYSGIGTICHEFSHCLGLPDFYDTRGGNNVGSGRYDLMCAGSYNGGPESIMNAYNGTGIGTVPAGYDAYEKAYMGWLKLITLDDKAMEVKNMKGLSEGGDAYFLYNPDTKNEYYILENRTPHRWDSELPGHGLMMFHVDFDARSWMMNNLNTASAQRHPRFTIVPVDGQLDNDTQNNDPFPTDLNNSLTKSTDPRLNFYTNYNVSDQAGVKGIVRNSDNTISFSYTPLQSSTGISSLSATPQQPAETYTLSGVKTANSRTATKQVVIVKDRNGKGHKVSPLS, from the coding sequence ATGAAGAAAATTATAACCCTTTTGGTAAGTGGCATGCTTGCTACGTCATCTTTTGCCATTCCAGCTATGCGAATGTGGCGGAGTATTAAACAAGTGGATGGAACGGTACTGAAGGTTATGACCGTGGGTGATGAGCATTTTAATTATGCGCTGACTGATGACGGCATACCCTTGCTGCCACACGATGGTAATTACTATTATGCTCGCATTGAGGATAATCAGTTAGTGGCTACGTCGGTGCTGGCACATGAAAAAGGATTGCGCAAGGATAGAGAGGAACTTGTGGCAGCTGCCCTTCAACAGGTAAGACAACTGCAAAGACAGAAAGAGATACACGTGAGCTCAAAGCCTTTCGGGCAGGGTTTCGGTACGACTTGGGAAGGTAAAAAGAAAGGACTTGTTGTCTTGGTTGAGTTTGAGGATATGGCTTTCAAGAATCCTAAGGACGTATTGACACTCCGACCACGTGAGAATGATGTCAAGTCGCTCTATGAGAATATGCTTAACAAGGTGGGATATACGAATAATAACGGTGCTATTGGTAGTGTACATGATTATTTCCTCGACCAGAGCAACGGTAAGTTCGACCTCACTTTCGATGTCATCGGACCCGTAAAGCTCAAGCATCCGTATAAATATTATGGTGAGCGTACAAGTCGTCAAAATGATGCGAATGCGCCGCAGATGATTATTGATGCTTGCAATGCTATCAAGGAGCAGGTAGACTTCCGTCAATACGACTGGGACGGCGATGGCGAGGTTGAGCAGGTTTATGTCGTCTATGCTGGTGAGGGTGAGGCGACTGGCGGTAATGCTAATACCATCTGGCCACATAAGTATTCGCTCTCGGATGCAGGACTGGATGCGCTGACTTTTAACGGAATAACCATTAATACCTATGCTTGTAGCAACGAGATTATCCGTGCGCAGCTCAATGGCAAGGAACGTGTCTTCTACTCAGGAATCGGAACCATTTGTCATGAGTTCTCTCACTGTCTCGGTCTGCCCGACTTTTACGATACACGTGGCGGCAATAACGTTGGTTCTGGTCGATATGACTTGATGTGTGCCGGTAGCTATAATGGTGGTCCAGAGAGTATTATGAATGCTTATAACGGTACTGGTATCGGTACAGTCCCAGCTGGCTATGATGCTTACGAAAAGGCATATATGGGTTGGCTGAAACTTATCACACTTGACGATAAGGCTATGGAAGTGAAGAATATGAAAGGACTCTCTGAGGGTGGTGATGCCTACTTCCTCTATAATCCAGACACGAAGAACGAATACTATATCCTCGAAAATCGCACTCCTCATCGTTGGGATAGCGAACTGCCCGGACACGGATTGATGATGTTCCACGTTGATTTCGATGCTCGTTCATGGATGATGAATAACCTCAACACTGCTTCGGCACAGCGTCATCCACGCTTCACGATTGTTCCTGTGGATGGTCAGCTTGATAACGACACCCAGAACAATGACCCTTTCCCAACTGATTTGAATAATAGTCTGACGAAGAGTACCGACCCTCGTCTGAATTTCTATACGAACTATAATGTAAGTGATCAGGCTGGTGTCAAGGGTATCGTCCGTAATAGCGATAACACGATTTCCTTTAGTTATACACCGTTGCAGTCGTCAACAGGCATCAGTAGTCTCTCTGCTACTCCTCAACAGCCTGCCGAGACCTATACGCTCTCTGGCGTGAAGACCGCGAATAGTCGCACAGCTACCAAGCAGGTTGTAATTGTTAAAGATAGAAACGGTAAGGGGCATAAGGTGAGTCCTTTGAGTTGA
- a CDS encoding HutD family protein: protein MEIIRKEAYKTTTWKGGITRQIFISPTDGDLAARRFDLRISSAIIDNTESDFSDFRGFTRYILPLEGEITLFKNDEYIPLSHNSFYQFEGNEKVRSENTQGAIDFNIIVRHGITVELGIFHNTQFTDSRPRLVFALDDCMIDDTSLAKHDTALLTESFQLKGEAVVVE from the coding sequence ATGGAAATAATTAGAAAAGAAGCATATAAAACCACGACATGGAAAGGTGGTATCACTCGTCAGATTTTTATCTCACCTACTGATGGCGACCTCGCTGCACGCCGTTTCGACCTGCGCATATCCTCTGCCATCATTGACAATACAGAGAGTGACTTCTCCGATTTCAGGGGCTTCACACGTTACATCCTACCTTTGGAGGGTGAGATTACCTTATTCAAGAACGATGAATACATACCGCTATCGCACAATTCCTTTTACCAGTTTGAGGGTAATGAGAAAGTCCGTTCTGAGAATACGCAGGGTGCCATCGACTTCAATATCATCGTGCGCCATGGTATCACCGTTGAACTGGGCATCTTTCACAACACCCAATTCACGGACAGCCGCCCAAGACTCGTCTTTGCCCTCGATGACTGCATGATTGACGACACTTCCCTCGCCAAGCACGATACCGCCCTCCTCACAGAGTCCTTTCAACTAAAAGGGGAAGCAGTCGTAGTTGAATAG
- the rbr gene encoding rubrerythrin — protein sequence MKKQFICTVCGYIHEGTEAPAECPVCHVKAEKFKEFNPAALKGTKTEQNLKNAFAGESQAHTKYLYYASKAKKDGYEQIAGFFEETARNEKEHAKIWFKFLHEGNIPTTTQNLADAAAGENYEWTDMYEQMAKDAIEEGFPELAVKFRGVGKVEKHHEERYRKLLKNIEDSVVFSRDGDCIWQCRNCGHIVIGKKAPAVCPVCNHPQSFFQVEESNY from the coding sequence ATGAAGAAACAATTTATTTGCACCGTTTGTGGTTATATCCACGAGGGAACAGAGGCTCCAGCAGAGTGCCCAGTATGCCACGTTAAAGCAGAGAAGTTCAAGGAGTTCAACCCAGCAGCTTTGAAGGGTACTAAGACTGAGCAGAACCTTAAGAACGCTTTCGCAGGCGAGAGTCAGGCTCACACTAAGTATCTTTACTATGCTTCAAAGGCTAAGAAGGACGGCTATGAGCAGATTGCAGGTTTCTTCGAGGAAACTGCACGCAATGAGAAGGAGCACGCTAAGATTTGGTTCAAGTTCCTCCACGAGGGTAACATCCCAACAACTACTCAGAACCTTGCTGACGCAGCAGCTGGTGAGAACTACGAGTGGACTGATATGTACGAGCAGATGGCAAAGGACGCTATCGAAGAGGGCTTCCCAGAGTTGGCTGTTAAGTTCCGTGGCGTTGGTAAGGTTGAGAAGCACCACGAGGAGCGTTACCGCAAGCTCTTGAAGAACATCGAGGACAGCGTGGTATTCTCACGTGATGGCGACTGCATCTGGCAGTGCCGCAACTGTGGTCACATCGTTATCGGCAAGAAGGCTCCAGCTGTTTGCCCTGTTTGCAACCACCCACAGAGCTTCTTCCAGGTTGAGGAGTCAAACTACTAA
- a CDS encoding SusC/RagA family TonB-linked outer membrane protein yields MRIFKESKQKHLYFSAAFALSLALAPTGVYAGTNAKAAVQSVQQNGNHKVTGRVVDSTGEPLIGATILVEGTTNGTVTDIDGNYTLNTTANAKLVFSYIGYAAQTIPVGGKGTVNVTLKEEANTMNEVVVTAMGIMRKEKSLTYATQQVKAEDLMKVQDPNAANSLEGKVAGITITPSAGGAGGASKIVLRGNRSILGNSSPLIVVDGVPMSNGIRGQKDMSGEGFGSTGMSEGSDPLSLINPDDIESINVLKGANAAALYGSRAANGVIMITTKKGREGKVDINVTSNVTFDSPLLTPKIQKVYGSTVDATTGALSLNNWGGKLADRSSNDLVVRSPLDERWVGYPEEQIGLDAQKNPIMARRHNVYLRNHAGDDVADFFRTGVTTNNSISLSGGTEISRTYVSLANSHATGMMRNNSYNRNSISFRQTYNFFKRLHIDASLNYTESKTKNRPGGGTVGNPLYHLYTAPQNIDMDYYRNHYINAEGKWLSNPSSYYKLNGSNFTWTSGARTTLTGPQQEWAFLSHPNNNPYWLLNMANSQQKESRIFGTLQANVDIYDGLTFQARVNYSQLRYKSRSTRYATTFLPASMDDYGHFWDSDDKTTELYTDYLLSYNKTLGDYSVSATAGFVGHTVKGEYKGTDAVATYYDRLMRKLPTLVNYFDTSAGGYGVTNTDKSSNWDRSYLFTGQVGWKETIYLDASYRRDWYRPFRYFKQLGKINTDNYGYFGVGANAIVSQLVKLPDWFNFLKYRVSYSSVGNSIPNKAYGAMSRNLQTGALSGNKLLDFSPVPEETGSFETGIESLFLNNRLSFDFTFYNTIVKNLYMELGSLGGNTELLNSAKVRNTGFEATIGYDFKFGRNFRWRTSYNLSFNDNKILETGYDKDGTSRKYQQTVGEAKVIYKKGGSIGDIYAGDFLRDEKGHIKLTAKGEPMFDKTGSNDRFLGNMNSKWQMGWTNTFNYKEFQLSFLINGRIGGKVLSLTEAYLDYIGASKRTAEARLNAEKNNIVASDYGNVPGMVLNDGSGRIVPIQSYYQALGASSNPSSYLYNGTNFRLRELSLGYTFRDLFGQNRNLTLSFIARNLFFIYKDAPTDPDVSLSTQNGLGAFESFNMPSSRSFGFSLKANF; encoded by the coding sequence ATGAGAATCTTTAAAGAATCAAAGCAGAAGCATCTGTACTTCTCGGCTGCCTTTGCTCTATCATTGGCATTGGCGCCTACAGGTGTCTACGCAGGTACAAACGCTAAAGCTGCAGTGCAGTCTGTACAGCAGAATGGCAATCACAAAGTGACCGGTCGTGTCGTTGACTCAACCGGCGAACCGCTTATTGGTGCTACTATCCTCGTTGAGGGTACCACCAATGGCACAGTAACGGATATTGATGGTAACTATACCCTCAATACCACAGCTAACGCGAAGCTCGTCTTCTCTTACATCGGCTATGCTGCACAGACCATCCCTGTTGGTGGTAAGGGCACAGTCAATGTTACATTGAAGGAGGAAGCTAACACCATGAACGAGGTCGTTGTTACCGCTATGGGTATTATGCGTAAGGAGAAGTCTCTTACCTATGCTACCCAGCAGGTGAAGGCAGAAGACCTCATGAAAGTGCAGGACCCTAATGCTGCTAACTCACTCGAGGGTAAGGTTGCAGGTATTACTATTACGCCAAGTGCTGGTGGTGCTGGTGGTGCTTCAAAGATTGTTCTTCGTGGTAACCGCTCTATCCTCGGTAACAGTTCTCCTCTCATCGTTGTTGACGGTGTGCCAATGAGTAACGGTATTCGTGGTCAGAAGGATATGAGTGGCGAGGGCTTCGGTTCAACAGGTATGTCTGAGGGTTCTGACCCATTGTCATTGATTAACCCAGACGATATTGAGTCAATCAACGTCCTCAAGGGTGCTAACGCTGCTGCGCTTTACGGTTCACGTGCAGCCAATGGTGTTATCATGATTACCACAAAGAAGGGTCGTGAGGGTAAGGTTGATATCAACGTTACATCAAACGTCACTTTCGACTCACCATTATTGACTCCAAAGATTCAGAAAGTTTACGGTTCAACAGTTGATGCAACAACTGGTGCGTTATCATTGAACAACTGGGGAGGCAAGCTTGCTGATCGCTCAAGTAACGACCTCGTCGTACGTTCTCCGCTGGATGAGCGTTGGGTAGGTTATCCTGAGGAGCAGATCGGTCTTGATGCACAGAAGAATCCTATTATGGCACGTCGTCATAATGTTTACCTCCGTAATCATGCTGGCGATGATGTGGCAGACTTCTTCCGTACAGGTGTGACAACCAACAACTCTATCTCGCTGTCAGGTGGTACAGAGATTTCACGCACATACGTTTCTCTGGCAAATAGCCATGCAACAGGTATGATGCGTAACAACTCTTACAACCGTAACTCAATCAGTTTCCGTCAGACATATAACTTCTTCAAGCGTCTCCACATTGATGCTTCATTGAATTATACTGAGTCTAAGACGAAGAACCGTCCTGGTGGTGGTACAGTTGGTAACCCCCTTTACCATCTCTACACTGCACCACAGAATATCGACATGGATTACTACCGTAATCATTATATAAATGCTGAGGGTAAGTGGTTGTCAAACCCGTCATCTTATTATAAGCTTAATGGTTCTAACTTTACATGGACATCAGGTGCACGCACTACCCTGACAGGTCCTCAACAGGAGTGGGCATTCCTCTCTCATCCAAACAACAACCCATACTGGTTGCTGAACATGGCTAACAGCCAGCAGAAGGAGAGCCGTATCTTTGGAACCTTGCAGGCAAACGTTGATATCTATGACGGCTTGACATTCCAAGCACGCGTTAACTATAGCCAGTTGCGTTATAAGAGTCGTAGTACACGTTACGCTACAACTTTCCTTCCTGCTTCAATGGATGACTATGGACACTTCTGGGATTCAGATGACAAGACCACAGAACTTTATACTGACTACCTCTTGTCATATAACAAGACATTGGGTGACTACTCTGTATCTGCAACTGCAGGTTTCGTAGGTCACACCGTTAAGGGAGAGTATAAGGGTACTGATGCTGTCGCTACTTACTATGATCGCCTTATGCGTAAGCTCCCAACATTGGTCAACTACTTTGATACCAGTGCAGGTGGCTACGGTGTAACAAACACAGACAAGAGCTCTAACTGGGACCGTTCTTATCTCTTCACAGGTCAGGTAGGTTGGAAGGAGACTATTTACCTCGATGCATCTTATCGTCGTGACTGGTATCGTCCTTTCCGTTACTTCAAGCAGCTCGGTAAAATTAATACCGATAACTATGGCTACTTCGGTGTTGGTGCGAATGCTATAGTTAGCCAGTTGGTTAAGTTGCCAGATTGGTTTAACTTCTTGAAGTATCGTGTTTCTTACTCTTCAGTAGGTAACTCTATTCCTAACAAGGCATACGGTGCAATGAGTCGTAACCTTCAGACTGGTGCATTGTCAGGTAATAAGCTACTCGACTTCTCACCAGTACCAGAGGAGACTGGTTCATTCGAGACAGGTATTGAGTCATTGTTCTTGAACAACCGTTTGAGCTTTGACTTCACCTTCTATAATACAATTGTGAAGAACCTCTACATGGAGTTGGGTTCTCTCGGTGGTAACACAGAGCTGTTGAACTCTGCTAAGGTTCGCAATACTGGTTTCGAGGCAACTATCGGTTATGACTTCAAGTTCGGTAGAAACTTCCGTTGGCGTACATCTTATAACCTCTCATTTAATGATAACAAGATTCTTGAGACTGGTTATGACAAGGATGGTACATCACGTAAGTATCAGCAGACGGTCGGTGAGGCTAAGGTCATCTATAAGAAAGGTGGCTCTATTGGTGACATCTATGCTGGCGATTTCCTCCGTGACGAGAAAGGACATATCAAGCTGACCGCTAAGGGTGAGCCAATGTTTGACAAGACTGGTTCTAACGATCGCTTCCTTGGCAACATGAACTCTAAGTGGCAGATGGGTTGGACCAATACCTTTAACTATAAGGAGTTCCAGCTTTCATTCCTCATCAATGGTCGTATCGGTGGTAAGGTACTCTCTCTGACAGAAGCTTATCTTGACTATATTGGTGCTTCTAAGCGTACAGCTGAGGCTCGTCTAAATGCTGAGAAGAATAACATTGTTGCTTCTGACTATGGTAATGTTCCGGGTATGGTTCTTAACGATGGTAGCGGAAGAATTGTTCCTATCCAGTCTTATTATCAGGCACTTGGTGCATCAAGCAACCCATCAAGCTATCTCTACAACGGAACAAACTTCCGTCTGCGTGAACTTTCATTGGGTTATACCTTCCGTGACCTCTTCGGTCAGAACCGTAACTTGACCCTCTCATTCATCGCTCGTAACTTGTTCTTCATCTACAAGGATGCACCAACAGACCCAGACGTATCTCTGTCTACACAGAATGGTCTCGGAGCGTTTGAGAGCTTCAATATGCCATCTTCACGCTCATTCGGTTTCTCACTGAAGGCTAACTTCTAA
- a CDS encoding SusD/RagB family nutrient-binding outer membrane lipoprotein, whose product MKSKHIIVLMAMALPTLGLQSCLDYDNPGDEFNSTTKNVDKVTSRGVVDSIPYRTAADAAAAGEAMTAMQDLLDAGAGGQFSMRGGKRGEHPGAHAYQYQYSLGVDNYAEYTVIPHTFFQYSKIRLASSYAIDQKCYGGAWGSFTEMKTAVVPILNHDKINAIPEMKAAYLTLFNFQAVEVADVYGPMPYRELKTNLQVGPYTYNKVEDVYDDVINNLDTAIACFHYFDQKPAAYKQKLVEEFKSRFLVMNEGGVSDGTMKNWARFANSLKLRLAMHMVKSDPARAKKLAEEAVADGVIENVSQEVSIRPGVLGFSHPLPGVENWGDARMSATMEIILKSFNHPWLKYLFEKNSNQIVNNKTGEITAAGTRICGIRTGTHPGEGQGYDENQYIAFSKLSAQYFDNAPLEIMKYAEVCFLRAEGALRGWNMGGSAQHFYELGIRNGNCEDPEMKSMDGTAPDGTTGVNWYDAWINTYMAQENPVAYVYKDPTGDTPDAASPITIGVKWNDSDSQETKLEKIITQKYIATYPNGFEAWNDLRRTGYPRKLNVLNIDEADGSLSSGDIMHRLPFPGTQDIATKQDVDNTGIPALGGPDKMATRLFWDKTTSNF is encoded by the coding sequence ATGAAAAGTAAACATATAATCGTACTCATGGCGATGGCATTGCCTACACTGGGACTACAATCTTGTCTCGATTATGACAATCCTGGTGATGAGTTCAACTCTACAACCAAGAATGTTGATAAAGTTACTTCTCGTGGTGTGGTAGACAGCATTCCTTATCGTACGGCTGCTGACGCTGCAGCAGCTGGCGAGGCTATGACAGCGATGCAGGATCTTCTTGATGCTGGTGCAGGCGGTCAGTTCTCTATGCGTGGTGGTAAGAGAGGTGAGCACCCAGGTGCTCATGCTTATCAGTATCAGTACTCTCTCGGTGTTGACAACTATGCTGAATATACAGTTATTCCTCATACCTTCTTCCAGTATTCTAAGATTCGTCTTGCATCTTCTTATGCTATTGACCAGAAGTGCTATGGTGGTGCTTGGGGCTCATTCACTGAGATGAAGACCGCAGTGGTGCCAATCCTTAACCATGATAAGATAAACGCTATCCCTGAGATGAAGGCTGCTTACCTTACACTCTTCAACTTCCAGGCTGTTGAGGTTGCCGATGTTTATGGCCCTATGCCTTACCGTGAATTGAAGACCAACCTCCAGGTAGGTCCATATACTTATAATAAGGTTGAAGATGTCTATGATGATGTTATCAATAACCTTGACACTGCGATTGCTTGCTTCCATTATTTTGATCAGAAACCAGCTGCTTACAAGCAGAAACTCGTTGAAGAGTTCAAGTCTCGCTTCCTCGTGATGAATGAGGGTGGTGTTTCTGATGGTACAATGAAGAACTGGGCACGCTTTGCTAACTCTCTCAAGCTTCGTCTTGCTATGCACATGGTTAAGAGTGACCCTGCTCGTGCAAAGAAATTAGCTGAAGAGGCTGTTGCTGATGGCGTTATCGAGAACGTAAGCCAGGAGGTATCTATCCGTCCAGGTGTTTTAGGTTTCTCTCACCCATTGCCAGGAGTTGAAAACTGGGGTGATGCGCGTATGAGTGCAACAATGGAAATTATCCTCAAGAGCTTTAATCATCCATGGTTGAAGTATCTCTTTGAGAAGAACTCTAACCAGATTGTAAACAATAAGACAGGTGAGATTACGGCAGCAGGCACACGTATCTGTGGTATCCGTACAGGTACACACCCTGGTGAAGGTCAGGGATATGACGAGAACCAGTATATCGCTTTCAGTAAATTGAGTGCACAATATTTCGACAATGCACCACTGGAGATTATGAAGTATGCAGAGGTTTGCTTCCTCCGTGCTGAGGGTGCACTCCGTGGTTGGAACATGGGTGGTAGCGCACAGCACTTCTATGAGCTTGGTATCCGCAATGGTAACTGTGAGGACCCAGAGATGAAGTCAATGGATGGTACTGCTCCTGATGGTACAACTGGTGTTAACTGGTATGACGCATGGATTAATACCTACATGGCACAGGAGAACCCTGTAGCTTACGTTTACAAGGATCCTACAGGTGATACGCCTGATGCTGCTTCTCCAATTACTATCGGTGTAAAATGGAACGATAGCGATTCACAGGAGACAAAGCTTGAGAAGATTATCACCCAGAAGTATATTGCAACTTATCCTAATGGTTTCGAGGCTTGGAACGATCTTCGTCGCACAGGCTATCCACGTAAGTTAAATGTCCTGAATATCGATGAGGCTGATGGTAGTCTCTCTTCTGGTGACATCATGCACCGTCTGCCTTTCCCAGGTACACAGGACATTGCTACCAAGCAGGATGTTGACAACACTGGTATCCCAGCGTTGGGCGGTCCTGACAAGATGGCAACTCGTCTCTTCTGGGATAAGACTACATCAAATTTCTAA